A single window of Gossypium arboreum isolate Shixiya-1 chromosome 13, ASM2569848v2, whole genome shotgun sequence DNA harbors:
- the LOC108461477 gene encoding membrane-bound transcription factor site-2 protease homolog — protein MRLNRARRHGAARLPLRASPPLIHRVMATVNAISCWYCDLKIYALNEPLFRFGRKHNMILKLWFSIGTGFGLTALIGVTWILIWQLFLSSDTRLSNLFSSLLFGFSPSLRISMSDAGYLFISTLVSVSVHEFGHAIALASEGIQLEYIAVFIAVLFPGALVAFDYDLLQALPRLTSLRVYCAGIWHNAVFCALCGLLLFLRPVILFPFYMHAESPLILEVASPLSEFLSPGDAIASLDDAAIHSMQDWIEMTALLDKKILHNSSDSHYFKGFGAVDSRKGYCVPNALLEDGKNVQLAKNQSVCPEDFTAFVKIYCFDPSKSVDMDGEDVDLGRKENALCLNTKDIVNLEKCDGRGKVKKNGSSCMCSEDESCLSPVQFPDLMWIEITYSRLYSRECLQLRSSLLDSNTSSDAVEQTCGGTFIFVGDMISMAHSVQLTEYQPRWGVFLSKYLPNKLEKSLICTFHVSLALALLNSLPVYFLDGESILEVALSHFTSLSSRKTRKIHQVCVVGGSLVSVLAFLRMTFINFF, from the exons ATGAGATTGAACCGAGCAAGAAGGCATGGAGCAGCCCGCCTCCCTCTTCGTGCTTCTCCTCCTCTAATCCACCGCGTGATGGCTACCGTCAACGCCATTTCCTGCTGGTACTGCGACCTCAAAATCTACGCCCTCAACGAACCTCTCTTCCGGTTCGGCCGAAAGCACAACATGATTCTTAAACTCTGGTTTTCCATTGGCACTGGTTTCGGCCTAACGGCACTCATCGGAGTCACTTGGATTCTTATCTGGCAACTATTCCTTAGCTCCGACACGCGGTTAAGCAACCTTTTCAGCTCCCTTTTGTTCGGCTTTTCCCCTTCTTTAAGAATCTCAATGTCGGATGCCGGATATTTGTTCATCTCCACTTTGGTCTCCGTTTCCGTCCATGAATTTGGCCACGCTATCGCCCTTGCAAG TGAGGGAATTCAATTGGAGTACATTGCAGTTTTTATTGCGGTTCTATTCCCTGGTGCTCTAGTTGCTTTTGATTATGATTTGCTGCAGGCATTGCCTCGATTAACCTCTCTTCGCGTATATTGTGCTGGTATTTGGCATAATGCAGTG TTCTGTGCACTTTGTGGGTTGTTGTTGTTCCTGCGGCCCGTGATCCTGTTTCCCTTTTACATGCATGCCGAGAGCCCTTTG ATCTTGGAAGTAGCATCACCGTTATCTGAGTTTTTGTCTCCCGGGGATGCAATAGCGTCATTGGATGATGCAGCCATCCATAGCATGCAAGATTGGATAGAGATGACTGCTCTACTAGATAAAAAGATACTTCACAATTCAAGTGATTCCCATTACTTTAAAGGTTTTGGTGCTGTAGATAGCAGAAAGGGGTACTGCGTGCCTAATGCCTTGTTGGAAGATGGCAAGAATGTTCAATTGGCCAAAAACCAATCTGTTTGCCCTGAAGATTTCACGGCATTTGTGAAAATTTACTGCTTTGATCCAAGTAAGTCAGTAGATATGGATGGTGAAGATGTTGATCTTGGAAGAAAGGAAAATGCACTCTGTTTGAATACAAAGGATATTGTCAATCTCGAAAAATGTGATGGACGgggaaaagtaaagaaaaatggAAGCAGTTGTATGTGTTCCGAG GATGAGTCTTGCTTAAGTCCGGTTCAGTTTCCAGATTTGATGTGGATTGAGATTACATATTCACGTCTTTATTCAAGAGAATGCTTACAACTTAGAAGTTCCCTTTTAGATTCCAACACTTCTTCGGATGCTGTAGAACAAACATGTGGTGGGACTTTTATTTTTGTAGGTGACATGATATCGATGGCGCATTCAGTTCAGTTGACTGAATATCAACCTCGGTGGGGGGTTTTTCTCAGCAAATATCTTCCAAATAAACTGGAAAAGAGCTTAATATGCACATTCCACGTTTCTCTAGCGTTAGCTCTTCTCAATAGTTTACCC GTATATTTCCTAGATGGGGAATCGATTTTGGAGGTGGCATTGTCCCATTTCACATCATTGAGctcaagaaaaacaagaaaaatccaTCAAGTATGTGTTGTGGGAGGGAGTTTGGTTTCAGTTCTGGCCTTCTTGAGGATGACGTTTATCAATTTCTTCTAG